In Paroedura picta isolate Pp20150507F chromosome 1, Ppicta_v3.0, whole genome shotgun sequence, the following are encoded in one genomic region:
- the LOC143820046 gene encoding methanethiol oxidase-like, with the protein MPRSPLRDCGGGSGPGYATPLDAMRGPRERLMYVTCVLTGNGIGTGTQAPDYLATVDIDPESPTYCKVLHRLPMPYINDELHRFGWNACSSCFGDTTRKQNKLIFPCFGSSRIYVVDTGTDPRAPRLYKVIEQTEVFQKCDLAYLNTPRCLSNGEIMISALGDTRNNGKGGFVLLDAETFEVKGTWERPTQAAPMGFDFWYQPRHNVMISTEFGVPKFFINGFNPADLGKGRYGRRLNVWDWTTRCLLQSIDIGEDSAPMIIRFLHNPNAAHGFVVCILECSVHHFYKTEDGSWTAEKVIQFPNKKVSGWNFPEMPAYSLYTIISLDDRFLYVSNYLHGDVRQYDITDPHCPRLVGQVFVGGNIPKGGDVKVLEDPELDCQPDPFVIQGRRVYGGPQALQLSLDGKRLYVTSSVFTPWDKQFYPELIREGSVLLQIDVDTEHGGLSVNEDFMVDFGKEPWGPARAPEMHYPGGDCTTEIWD; encoded by the exons ATGCCCCGGAGTCCCCTCC GGGACTGTGGAGGTGGATCTGGGCCTGGTTATGCAACCCCTCTGGATGCCATGAGAG GTCCCAGAGAGAGACTTATGTACGTTACGTGCGTCTTAACTGGCAACGGAATAGGCACTGGCACCCAAGCACCCGACTACCTGGCGACGGTGGACATAGATCCAGAATCTCCAACTTATTGCAAG GTGCTCCACCGCCTGCCCATGCCGTACATCAACGATGAACTCCACCGCTTTGGGTGGAAcgcctgcagcagctgttttggggACACCACAAGGAAGCAGAACAAACTGATATTTCCTTGTTTTGGCTCCTCTCGCATTTATGTGGTGGACACCGGGACTGACCCGAGAGCTCCCAGACTCTACAAG GTGATTGAACAGACAGAGGTTTTCCAAAAATGTGACCTGGCTTACCTCAACACCCCTCGCTGCCTGAGCAATGGGGAAATAATGATCAGTGCTCTAGGAGATACACGCAACAACGGAAAAG GTGGTTTTGTCCTTCTGGATGCGGAGACCTTTGAAGTGAAGGGGACCTGGGAGAGACCCACCCAAGCAGCTCCTATGGGGTTTGATTTCTGGTACCAGCCAAGGCACAATGTCATGATAAGCACTGAATTCGGGGTGCCGAAATTCTTCATCAACGGGTTCAACCCAGCTGATCTGGGGAAAG GGCGCTACGGCCGTCGCCTGAACGTCTGGGACTGGACCACCCGCTGCCTTCTCCAGTCGATCGATATAGGGGAAGATTCTGCCCCCATGATAATCCGGTTCCTGCACAACCCCAACGCAGCACATGGATTTGTGGTCTGCATACTGGAGTGTTCCGTACACCACTTCTACAAGACAGAG GATGGAAGCTGGACAGCAGAGAAAGTGATCCAGTTTCCAAACAAGAAAGTGTCCGGGTGGAATTTCCCTGAAATGCCAG CCTATAGTCTCTACACTATCATTTCACTGGACGATCGGTTCCTGTACGTGAGCAACTACTTGCATGGCGACGTCCGTCAGTACGACATCACTGACCCTCACTGCCCCAGGCTGGTCGGCCAG GTCTTTGTTGGGGGCAACATCCCAAAGGGTGGGGATGTCAAAGTCCTTGAAGATCCAGAGTTGGACTGCCAACCTGATCCTTTTGTCATCCAA GGAAGAAGAGTCTACGGAGGACCCCAAGCTCTTCAACTCAGCTTGGACGGCAAGAGGCTTTATGTCACCAGCAGTGTATTCACTCCTTGGGACAAGCAGTTTTACCCTGAATTGATAAG ggaAGGCTCCGTCTTGCTGCAGATCGATGTGGACACGGAACATGGAGGTCTGTCCGTGAATGAAGACTTCATGGTTGATTTTGGGAAGGAACCCTGGGGGCCTGCCCGGGCTCCTGAGATGCATTACCCTGGGGGAGACTGTACCACAGAAATTTGGGACTAA